From a single Gimesia fumaroli genomic region:
- a CDS encoding EDR1-related protein, which translates to MRRIQFQCLLLLIGFFLQLSQANAESTLIKFGKETEWKYQDDGKALPPDWVQPDYVDAKWSRGLAPLGFGDRGLNTLVRFGEDPQNKQITTYFRRAFQVEDPDKLKKLVLLIRSDDGIVVYLNGKEIVRHNLPQGQIKWDTRAIQAIGGVLERLYQRFTVGTDHFVSGTNLLAVEVHQANPRSTDLFLDLELRGYQDEKELRPTLTPKAKPAAVAYHSQHYVDPKLKIVDGYVDGGRGMQLNDQGQARSRRELLIVDRSRDESLRKHLEFAKSDDIKSLEPVKRAFRLAKYIDQSMTLEKDNRSTMAAVVLMTREYANEGVLIGDVTRLCGAGVCRHRALLFKILADEAGLDVALVRGNFGDAQHREGHAWNELHLKDGRRYLVDVMHRRFELLSPERSEVSRRYLTIDNKPWYGKPEPNEPKP; encoded by the coding sequence ATGCGTCGTATTCAATTTCAATGTCTACTTTTATTGATCGGCTTCTTTCTGCAGCTTTCACAGGCGAATGCAGAAAGCACCCTTATCAAATTTGGTAAAGAGACTGAGTGGAAATACCAAGATGACGGGAAGGCATTACCGCCTGATTGGGTGCAGCCAGATTATGTGGATGCAAAGTGGTCTAGAGGTTTGGCGCCACTCGGGTTTGGCGATCGCGGTTTGAATACGCTTGTCCGCTTTGGCGAGGATCCGCAGAACAAACAGATCACGACTTACTTTCGCCGCGCGTTTCAAGTTGAAGACCCTGACAAATTGAAGAAACTCGTGCTTTTGATTCGCAGTGATGATGGCATCGTTGTCTATTTGAACGGAAAAGAAATCGTTCGACACAATCTACCTCAAGGCCAGATCAAATGGGACACCAGAGCCATTCAAGCAATCGGTGGCGTTTTAGAACGGCTCTATCAGCGTTTTACTGTCGGCACGGACCATTTCGTCTCTGGAACGAATCTGCTCGCAGTGGAAGTCCATCAGGCCAACCCGAGGAGCACAGATCTTTTTCTGGATCTGGAATTGCGCGGCTATCAAGATGAAAAAGAGTTGCGACCGACTCTGACTCCAAAAGCGAAACCAGCTGCCGTGGCTTATCACAGCCAGCATTATGTCGATCCGAAATTAAAAATCGTGGACGGTTATGTTGATGGCGGACGGGGCATGCAACTGAATGACCAAGGGCAAGCCCGTTCCAGGCGTGAATTGCTGATCGTGGATCGCAGTCGCGATGAGTCGCTCAGAAAACATCTGGAATTTGCGAAGTCTGACGACATTAAATCGTTGGAGCCGGTCAAACGGGCATTTCGTCTGGCAAAGTATATTGACCAGAGCATGACGCTTGAGAAAGATAACCGTTCTACAATGGCGGCCGTCGTATTAATGACCAGGGAGTACGCCAATGAAGGAGTGCTGATCGGCGATGTGACCCGCCTCTGTGGTGCCGGGGTGTGTCGGCATCGTGCCCTGCTCTTCAAAATTCTGGCCGACGAAGCAGGTCTCGACGTGGCCCTGGTCCGCGGGAATTTCGGCGATGCACAGCACAGAGAGGGGCATGCCTGGAATGAATTACACCTGAAAGATGGCCGGCGATATCTGGTGGATGTGATGCACCGGCGATTCGAATTGCTCTCCCCCGAAAGGAGTGAAGTGAGCCGTCGTTATCTTACTATCGACAACAAGCCCTGGTATGGAAAACCGGAACCGAATGAGCCGAAACCGTAA
- a CDS encoding IS4 family transposase, translated as MMQNASLPLSDVIDDQRWQQTFDEHEINFGSGEDDVYTPAITLWALISQVFFSGEQRSCKAAVIRVASLCAALGRRVCSTNTSAYCRARLKIPFIVIRDIVQQIAADAEAACDQNRVQTREQSAARLSPSSIADVKSRSTGGRILLVDGFTLTAADTPKNQRAYPQNPTQKPGLGFPVLRCVSLISMTTGLLVDLVSGPYSGKGSGETALFWQMLDALRPGDTLVADSYYCTYWLVSACRARGVQVLMKNHHLRDDHPQAARRLSKRERLVTWSRPLQRPAWMTRQEFWQQPLTLTLRLVDVQISQPGYRAKTFTIATTITDRKAYPARWIAAVYQSRWLIELDIRSIKCSLGMDILRAKSPDMVLTELWSCLLAYNLIRLKMLQSSLSTDRDPRSLSFATTQQMLAASWLLGAVTKLTDELVALGQQVPSSERVGHRTGRTEPRANKRRTKVLALLKQPRYHYHQQRRTIV; from the coding sequence ATGATGCAAAATGCTTCGCTTCCGCTATCTGATGTGATTGATGACCAGCGCTGGCAACAAACCTTTGATGAACACGAAATCAATTTTGGTTCCGGCGAGGATGACGTTTACACACCCGCAATCACGCTCTGGGCCTTAATTTCTCAGGTCTTCTTTTCCGGCGAGCAACGCAGCTGTAAAGCGGCCGTGATCCGTGTTGCCAGCCTGTGTGCCGCGCTGGGCCGACGGGTTTGCAGTACGAATACCAGTGCTTATTGTCGGGCGCGACTCAAAATCCCGTTTATCGTCATTCGAGACATTGTCCAACAAATTGCCGCTGATGCGGAAGCGGCCTGTGATCAGAATCGTGTCCAGACCAGAGAGCAGTCGGCGGCACGCCTCAGTCCTTCCAGCATCGCTGATGTGAAATCACGGAGCACCGGCGGTCGCATTCTGCTGGTTGATGGCTTCACCCTCACGGCCGCCGATACTCCCAAGAATCAGCGTGCCTATCCACAGAACCCGACTCAGAAACCGGGGCTCGGGTTCCCCGTTCTACGCTGCGTTTCTCTGATCTCGATGACAACCGGACTGCTGGTGGATCTAGTGAGCGGGCCTTACAGCGGAAAAGGCAGTGGCGAAACGGCCCTGTTCTGGCAAATGCTGGATGCACTCCGACCGGGAGATACCTTGGTGGCAGACTCGTATTACTGCACGTACTGGCTGGTGAGTGCGTGCCGTGCGCGGGGCGTTCAGGTTTTGATGAAGAATCATCACCTGCGTGACGATCATCCGCAAGCCGCACGGCGGCTGAGTAAACGGGAGCGACTGGTGACCTGGTCACGACCATTGCAACGTCCTGCCTGGATGACCCGTCAGGAATTCTGGCAACAACCGCTGACGCTCACTCTGCGTCTGGTCGATGTGCAGATCAGTCAGCCGGGGTATCGCGCCAAAACGTTTACGATTGCCACCACCATCACAGATCGGAAAGCATACCCGGCGCGCTGGATCGCCGCCGTGTATCAGAGCCGCTGGCTGATCGAACTGGATATTCGCAGCATCAAGTGTTCGCTGGGGATGGATATTCTGCGTGCGAAGTCTCCGGACATGGTGCTCACCGAACTCTGGTCGTGCCTGCTGGCGTATAATCTGATTCGGTTAAAAATGCTGCAAAGCAGTCTCTCAACAGACCGTGATCCGCGTTCCCTCTCGTTTGCCACCACGCAACAGATGCTGGCTGCCAGTTGGTTGTTGGGAGCCGTCACGAAGCTCACGGATGAGTTGGTTGCACTCGGACAACAGGTCCCCAGCAGCGAACGTGTGGGGCATCGCACTGGTCGAACAGAACCCAGAGCCAATAAACGCCGCACCAAAGTGCTGGCTTTGCTGAAGCAACCAAGATACCATTACCATCAACAAAGGAGGACGATCGTATGA
- a CDS encoding SMI1/KNR4 family protein, protein MIESEIQELEAVTDCQLPSVYRDLLQMYPQRLTELATTLDDDELAMFFHSKESLTQANVAGAEYRNSIFPPHFFIIGESGCGDYYAIDTHNAIAPVYMGGPHHGEYPEDENEQRLPYEESIHSYIEHVIAVYEECVADLKNDTKYNPPGKLSDVFSISLSVLLAPFAILFLLLSILLSGPLMLLVRLWELARPSKGE, encoded by the coding sequence ATGATCGAATCCGAAATCCAGGAACTGGAAGCTGTCACTGACTGTCAACTGCCGTCAGTTTATCGTGATCTTCTGCAAATGTATCCACAGCGATTAACCGAACTCGCAACCACACTCGATGATGATGAGTTGGCAATGTTCTTTCATTCGAAGGAATCATTAACTCAGGCGAATGTCGCAGGCGCAGAATACAGAAACTCCATCTTTCCACCCCATTTTTTTATCATCGGCGAATCAGGGTGTGGCGACTACTATGCGATTGACACACACAACGCCATCGCTCCCGTCTACATGGGAGGCCCGCATCACGGCGAGTATCCCGAGGATGAAAACGAACAGCGTCTGCCCTACGAGGAGTCCATTCACTCCTACATTGAGCACGTGATTGCAGTCTACGAAGAATGCGTTGCCGATCTGAAAAATGATACGAAGTATAACCCCCCGGGAAAGTTGAGTGATGTCTTCAGCATCAGCCTCTCTGTGCTGCTCGCCCCTTTTGCTATTCTGTTCTTGCTGCTTTCCATCCTGCTGTCAGGCCCCCTGATGCTGCTGGTGCGACTTTGGGAGCTTGCACGGCCTTCAAAGGGGGAGTAG
- a CDS encoding enolase C-terminal domain-like protein: protein MLSQFKLIDATLHRTETETRMPFRFGIAVMTAAPHVFLQCRYEIDGRVVTGIAADGLLPKWFDKSPEKEAAQEIDEMLLVIRRAVGFAREVSAASVFEFWQQVYQAQVKWAAEEGLPSLLAQFGVSMVERTLLDALAQAEGCTLATLLRENRVGLDLAAIHPELAGHTPGEFLPVQPLSKIIARHTVGLSDPLTAADLTPENRIDDGLPQTLEDCIRCYGLYHFKLKVQGDVARDLERLRAVARVITHHCGTRFGFTLDGNEQYREFPRFVELWDRIQADPLLKEFFKQLIFIEQPLYRDVALDPAIANIADWENGPPVIIDESDAELGALAQALKLGYAGTSHKNCKGIMKAAAHRCLINYLNATEHTSRYQMSGEDLVNIGPVALLQDLAAQAALGNTSVERNGHHYFRGLSPFPQEISQRMLQQHGDLYTAMDDGFARVNITGGELNLASINAAPFGVGVEIPMDGFQELSL from the coding sequence ATGCTTTCTCAATTTAAACTGATCGACGCCACTTTGCATCGCACGGAAACAGAAACGCGGATGCCGTTTCGGTTTGGGATTGCTGTGATGACGGCCGCGCCGCATGTTTTTTTGCAGTGCCGGTATGAGATCGATGGCAGGGTTGTCACTGGGATTGCGGCGGATGGGCTGCTGCCGAAGTGGTTTGATAAGTCGCCTGAGAAAGAGGCCGCGCAGGAGATCGATGAGATGCTGCTCGTTATTCGGCGGGCCGTCGGGTTTGCGCGGGAGGTCTCGGCTGCGTCGGTGTTTGAATTCTGGCAGCAGGTGTATCAGGCCCAGGTGAAATGGGCCGCGGAAGAGGGGCTGCCGTCGCTGCTCGCGCAGTTTGGCGTCAGCATGGTCGAGCGGACGCTGCTCGATGCGCTGGCGCAGGCCGAGGGTTGTACGCTGGCGACACTGCTCCGCGAGAATCGTGTCGGCCTCGATCTGGCGGCCATTCACCCCGAACTGGCGGGACACACGCCGGGCGAATTTCTGCCCGTGCAGCCTTTATCCAAAATCATCGCCCGGCATACGGTGGGGCTCTCCGACCCACTGACGGCGGCCGACCTGACACCGGAAAACCGGATTGACGATGGACTGCCGCAAACGCTGGAAGACTGCATTCGCTGTTACGGACTGTATCACTTCAAGCTGAAAGTGCAGGGGGATGTCGCCCGCGATCTCGAACGGCTGCGGGCCGTCGCCCGCGTCATCACACATCATTGCGGCACCCGGTTTGGATTCACGCTGGACGGGAACGAGCAGTATCGCGAGTTCCCCCGCTTCGTCGAACTGTGGGACCGTATTCAGGCCGACCCGTTGCTGAAGGAATTCTTTAAACAACTGATCTTCATCGAGCAGCCCCTGTATCGCGATGTGGCCCTTGACCCTGCGATCGCGAACATTGCCGACTGGGAAAACGGTCCCCCGGTGATCATCGATGAATCGGACGCCGAACTGGGCGCGCTGGCGCAGGCACTCAAGCTGGGTTACGCGGGCACGAGCCACAAGAACTGCAAAGGCATCATGAAAGCGGCCGCCCATCGCTGTCTGATCAACTATCTTAATGCAACGGAACACACGAGCCGCTACCAGATGAGCGGCGAAGACCTGGTGAATATCGGCCCGGTCGCCTTACTGCAGGACCTGGCGGCACAGGCGGCACTCGGCAACACCTCAGTCGAACGCAACGGCCACCACTACTTTCGCGGCCTCTCTCCGTTTCCGCAGGAGATCAGCCAACGGATGCTGCAGCAGCACGGCGACTTGTACACAGCGATGGACGACGGCTTTGCCCGCGTCAACATCACCGGCGGCGAACTGAACCTGGCCTCCATCAACGCCGCCCCGTTTGGTGTTGGCGTGGAAATACCGATGGACGGATTTCAGGAATTGTCACTCTGA
- a CDS encoding trimeric intracellular cation channel family protein produces the protein MDVATLQYLLGMVGTVAFAVTGVLAVTPRGIDLFGACVLGLITAIGGGTIRDLILGVPVFWAADLNYIWVALGASFVAFLTERLLTRKEIYRTMLYLDALGLSMFAIQAAQKVMWIEFGMPLAPILMGVLTAIGGGLLRDVLAGQPTLLMRRELYAIPVTCGCVLYVVGLSWLPAYPVEFGITCSLFILALRSAAIFWDLHVPLWLTTQSREKDSDEEDR, from the coding sequence ATGGACGTAGCAACCTTACAATATCTGCTGGGGATGGTAGGCACGGTCGCTTTTGCGGTGACCGGTGTGCTGGCGGTGACGCCGCGGGGCATTGATCTGTTTGGCGCGTGCGTGCTGGGTCTGATCACCGCGATTGGCGGCGGCACGATTCGCGACTTAATCCTGGGAGTCCCCGTCTTCTGGGCGGCGGACCTGAACTACATCTGGGTCGCATTAGGTGCCAGTTTTGTCGCGTTTCTCACCGAACGTCTGCTGACGCGGAAAGAGATCTACCGCACGATGCTGTATCTCGACGCGCTGGGGCTCTCCATGTTTGCGATCCAGGCAGCGCAAAAAGTCATGTGGATCGAGTTCGGCATGCCCCTCGCGCCAATCCTGATGGGTGTGCTGACGGCGATCGGCGGCGGTCTGTTGCGCGACGTCCTCGCCGGTCAACCGACACTGTTGATGCGCCGCGAACTCTACGCCATCCCGGTGACCTGCGGCTGTGTGCTGTATGTCGTGGGCTTGAGTTGGCTCCCCGCGTATCCTGTCGAATTCGGAATTACCTGCTCGCTCTTCATTTTAGCCCTGCGCAGTGCCGCCATCTTCTGGGACCTGCATGTGCCTCTCTGGCTGACGACTCAGTCGAGGGAAAAGGATTCGGATGAGGAAGATCGTTAA
- a CDS encoding PAS domain-containing sensor histidine kinase produces the protein MPNSTKTELQEEVCHLRHRVKELERQLQLKVDPSVKNLAGEVPSERRRYRDPSLFDSIPCGILQCDASGKIQFGNASFLKMHGYQSSDLAGMSIYDLLVEERERVRLQDDLSCLINCPIVPLSRETRHQTKDGKTIAVQVDWNCQQGESDTENALFAVITNPRESEPNHSQGIDQALQYFNLTGEMMIAIDADETVTLINQQGTKLLERDESDIVGKNWFDHFLPTSSREEVRTLFRQLMRGEMKPVEYYQNEVLTGEGKLKSVAWHNSILRDHAGSIIGTFSVGVDISEDKETQQALRENSQLFRQISEHVRGLFWVCSPDFSKTFYLSQMYEEIWGRSCQSAYDDPSTWFEGIHPDDRKAVLEDLERKSRGDFTNPDFPICRIVHTDGTIRWILSRTFPIYNDHNQVIRIVGMVEDITQRKLEEDAFHKENEELERRVEERTAELASKTAQLKAMFNAIPDVVLVINTQGNIVKFNSRHKKNIFDSHDLAIDRKIWDVLPHEVGKKFEAAIQKVITTKNMETIDYSLVIEEDAIWYRARVLPYQLDEVLVIIEYIHDQKLAEIELKNTHEKLSEAQRLAHIGSWDWDIKHDVLWWSDEVFHIFGLSQSKFTPTYESFLECVLSDDRKLVKNVVEQAIKYDVPYNIEHRILRPDGKIRYVQEQGALKKNARGEILHMHGTIQDITERHETARKTQEYRDILAHASRLAVMGELTAGISHELNQPLTAIANYSSVMKIYIEQGRDVFELVSRIEELSLRSGKIVRRLKSLAERRAQEFVLFDLHDSIRNTLQLIKYEIRQKQIEVNIISDLKIAMVYADRIQIEQVLTNLFLNAVEAMLETVFPRILAITISSAEDHTISVAVSDTGKGVPADFTGQLFTPFTSTKKDGLGIGLSLSRSLVESTGGTICYQPSDCGVTFQVTLPTSKIH, from the coding sequence ATGCCGAACTCGACTAAAACAGAACTTCAGGAAGAAGTCTGTCACCTTCGTCACCGAGTTAAGGAGTTGGAGCGTCAGCTACAGCTAAAAGTCGATCCCTCTGTAAAAAATCTGGCTGGGGAAGTACCTTCCGAGCGACGAAGATACCGTGATCCCAGTCTGTTCGACTCTATTCCCTGCGGTATTCTACAATGCGATGCCTCTGGTAAGATCCAATTCGGAAATGCCTCCTTCTTAAAGATGCATGGCTATCAATCGTCAGATCTTGCCGGCATGTCAATCTATGACCTGTTGGTTGAGGAACGAGAACGTGTCAGGCTGCAAGACGATCTGAGCTGTCTGATCAACTGCCCGATCGTTCCTCTCTCCCGGGAAACCAGACATCAAACGAAAGACGGCAAGACGATTGCCGTTCAAGTTGACTGGAATTGCCAACAAGGCGAGTCGGATACCGAGAACGCGTTGTTTGCTGTCATCACAAATCCCAGGGAGAGTGAGCCGAATCACTCTCAAGGAATCGATCAGGCTCTTCAGTACTTCAATCTGACCGGCGAAATGATGATCGCCATTGATGCAGACGAAACCGTTACACTGATTAATCAGCAAGGGACGAAACTGCTCGAACGGGATGAGTCAGATATTGTCGGAAAGAACTGGTTCGACCATTTTCTGCCGACTTCGAGTCGCGAAGAGGTGCGAACTCTGTTCAGACAGTTGATGCGGGGTGAAATGAAACCGGTGGAGTATTATCAAAACGAAGTGCTGACCGGCGAGGGAAAATTGAAATCGGTTGCATGGCACAATTCGATTTTGCGAGATCATGCTGGTTCAATCATTGGCACATTCAGTGTGGGAGTGGATATCAGCGAAGACAAAGAGACCCAGCAGGCACTGCGTGAAAATAGTCAGTTATTTCGGCAGATTTCGGAACATGTCAGAGGGCTGTTTTGGGTCTGTTCTCCCGATTTCAGCAAAACATTCTATCTTAGCCAGATGTATGAAGAGATCTGGGGCCGTTCCTGTCAGAGTGCATACGATGATCCCAGTACCTGGTTTGAGGGAATTCATCCCGATGACCGTAAAGCGGTCCTTGAGGATCTGGAGCGGAAATCCCGGGGCGATTTTACCAATCCGGACTTTCCCATATGCCGAATTGTGCACACTGATGGCACGATCCGTTGGATCCTGTCTCGTACTTTTCCCATTTATAATGACCACAATCAGGTGATCCGGATTGTGGGTATGGTTGAGGATATTACACAACGTAAGCTGGAAGAAGATGCTTTCCACAAAGAGAATGAAGAACTGGAGCGGCGTGTCGAAGAGCGTACTGCCGAGCTTGCCAGTAAGACGGCTCAGTTGAAAGCCATGTTTAATGCCATACCGGATGTTGTGCTGGTGATTAATACTCAGGGAAACATTGTTAAATTCAACAGCAGGCACAAAAAAAATATCTTTGACTCACACGATCTGGCTATCGACAGAAAAATCTGGGACGTCCTGCCGCACGAGGTGGGAAAGAAGTTTGAAGCGGCCATTCAAAAAGTCATTACGACAAAGAACATGGAAACGATTGATTATTCACTGGTCATTGAAGAGGACGCCATCTGGTATCGGGCGAGGGTGCTGCCTTATCAGTTGGATGAAGTTTTAGTCATCATTGAATATATCCATGATCAAAAACTGGCGGAGATCGAATTAAAGAATACACACGAAAAACTTTCCGAAGCGCAAAGGCTGGCACATATCGGCAGTTGGGATTGGGACATTAAACATGACGTGCTCTGGTGGTCAGACGAAGTCTTCCACATTTTTGGTTTATCGCAATCAAAGTTTACTCCGACTTATGAGTCTTTTCTCGAATGTGTTCTTTCCGACGATCGTAAACTGGTAAAAAATGTTGTCGAACAAGCAATCAAATATGATGTACCCTACAACATCGAACATCGAATTCTTCGCCCCGATGGAAAAATACGATATGTGCAAGAACAGGGAGCATTGAAAAAGAATGCCCGGGGAGAAATTCTGCACATGCATGGAACGATACAGGACATAACAGAACGGCATGAAACTGCGAGAAAGACCCAGGAATACAGGGATATTCTCGCACACGCTTCTCGACTGGCGGTGATGGGAGAATTAACGGCGGGTATTTCTCACGAGTTGAATCAACCACTCACGGCAATCGCAAATTATAGTTCCGTCATGAAAATTTACATCGAACAAGGGCGCGATGTCTTCGAACTGGTAAGCCGTATTGAAGAATTGTCTCTACGTTCCGGCAAGATTGTACGCAGACTGAAGTCTCTGGCTGAAAGACGCGCCCAGGAATTCGTTTTGTTTGATCTTCACGACAGCATACGGAACACATTACAGCTGATTAAATATGAAATACGCCAAAAACAGATCGAAGTGAATATTATCAGCGATTTGAAAATCGCCATGGTTTACGCAGATCGGATTCAGATCGAACAGGTGCTGACCAATCTGTTCCTCAATGCCGTTGAAGCCATGTTAGAGACCGTATTTCCCCGAATCCTGGCGATCACGATCTCCTCTGCAGAAGACCACACGATCTCGGTGGCTGTCAGTGATACCGGAAAAGGGGTCCCCGCTGATTTTACAGGGCAACTGTTTACTCCTTTTACTTCCACCAAAAAAGACGGGCTGGGTATCGGCCTCTCTCTGAGTCGTTCCCTGGTCGAATCCACTGGCGGAACGATTTGTTATCAACCTTCAGACTGTGGTGTCACATTTCAAGTTACTCTGCCAACCAGCAAGATCCATTGA
- the clcA gene encoding H(+)/Cl(-) exchange transporter ClcA, whose product MHDAELKRRSELKEAMWVYLLALIIGLGVGTVGSAFHYTVQTTSDVFNVIAEQFSDHKALAVIISAVLGAVMVGIAALLVRRYAPEAAGSGIQEIEGIMSGLRPLRWRQLLPIKFIGGVLSMGAGLVLGREGPTIHLGGCVGQIVGEKANSNEETMNTLLAAGATAGLSVAFSAPLGAIFFMIEEMRRRFKYNFVSLHAVILASITANIVNDQVFGTLPQLPVQLQTWLPKFPPPENLLTSLPFHLLLGALIGALGAGFNSVLLKCLRISDRLNPRTMQIIACSVGAVAGALMVVAPEYVGGGEALVKEIFDKSPLLSFLLALLVVRAIMTFLSYSMGVPGGIFAPMLALGALLGTSFGYIAQDLAPHAHIYPGSCAIAAMGALFAATVRAPLTGIVLVAEMTASFNLLPAMIITCMTASVVAQSLGSKPVYDMLLERTLEGSEETGVQKEPC is encoded by the coding sequence ATGCATGACGCAGAGTTGAAACGGAGATCGGAACTGAAAGAAGCGATGTGGGTTTACCTGCTGGCGCTGATCATTGGTCTGGGCGTGGGCACGGTGGGGTCGGCCTTTCATTACACAGTGCAAACCACGTCAGACGTCTTTAATGTGATCGCAGAACAATTCTCTGATCACAAGGCACTGGCCGTCATCATCTCTGCAGTGCTTGGTGCCGTCATGGTTGGTATCGCGGCGCTCTTGGTCCGCCGTTATGCTCCGGAAGCAGCAGGAAGCGGCATCCAGGAAATCGAAGGCATCATGTCAGGCTTAAGGCCTTTGCGCTGGCGGCAATTGCTTCCCATTAAATTTATCGGTGGCGTGCTATCAATGGGCGCAGGACTGGTGCTGGGGCGCGAAGGGCCGACGATTCATTTAGGTGGTTGTGTCGGTCAGATCGTCGGCGAGAAAGCAAACTCCAACGAAGAGACAATGAATACGCTTCTGGCGGCCGGCGCGACCGCCGGCTTGAGTGTGGCCTTCAGCGCGCCGCTGGGTGCGATCTTTTTTATGATCGAAGAAATGCGGCGGCGGTTCAAATACAACTTCGTATCCCTGCACGCGGTGATCCTGGCCAGCATTACTGCGAATATTGTAAACGATCAGGTGTTCGGCACGCTGCCGCAGTTGCCGGTTCAGCTCCAGACCTGGCTACCCAAATTTCCCCCGCCGGAAAACCTGTTGACGTCGCTCCCCTTTCATCTACTGCTGGGCGCGTTGATCGGCGCCTTGGGAGCCGGCTTTAATTCGGTGCTGCTCAAGTGCCTGCGGATTTCTGACCGACTGAACCCGCGGACGATGCAGATCATTGCCTGTTCGGTCGGCGCTGTTGCTGGTGCGCTGATGGTTGTCGCCCCCGAATATGTGGGCGGTGGTGAAGCACTGGTGAAAGAAATTTTCGATAAGTCTCCCCTGCTCAGTTTTCTGCTTGCGCTGCTGGTAGTACGGGCGATCATGACGTTTCTGAGTTATTCGATGGGAGTTCCCGGCGGCATCTTTGCTCCGATGTTGGCGCTGGGTGCGTTGCTGGGCACCAGCTTCGGCTATATCGCGCAAGATCTGGCACCGCATGCGCATATCTATCCCGGCAGTTGTGCTATCGCCGCGATGGGCGCTCTGTTCGCTGCAACCGTCCGGGCACCGCTGACGGGCATCGTACTGGTGGCTGAGATGACTGCCAGCTTTAACCTGCTGCCGGCCATGATCATCACCTGCATGACAGCCAGTGTTGTCGCACAGTCACTGGGCAGCAAACCGGTCTACGATATGCTGTTGGAACGAACGCTTGAAGGCAGTGAAGAAACTGGGGTACAAAAAGAGCCTTGCTGA